One Paralichthys olivaceus isolate ysfri-2021 chromosome 21, ASM2471397v2, whole genome shotgun sequence genomic window carries:
- the znf281b gene encoding zinc finger protein 281b isoform X1: MSIIQDKLANEFLRNGGMDPNFAPGMLMFSHLPPVTSFTRLASQSVMGELSQEMILKKERDSPPEHQGANAVNTGGFLHSMGIKQERLNELDYRMPLYGGGGGVGMNCVGGGAGKSGTDMQDMSFGNHHQNHQNMLLHDLSLSNVRSLAEPIPGRPGKEPKESSGRRGRRSNGDGQGGKARRKRNDASKAMMLDPDGACLSPNSKPHICEHCNAAFRSSYHLRRHVLIHTDRTGERPFRCSQCNMSFIQKYLLQRHEKIHSGEKPFSCDQCNMRFIQKYHMERHKRTHSGEKPYRCETCQQFFSRTDRLLKHKRTCGEAIKKGLDPSMLELSEAELGHGSFSLTQGNSTTSGRKRAKSKNGEGGERKRKKNASAAAASSSGGMARDMGLQDFGMEHPPGSGPAMQGRTPKLVFKKAGRKGLDKGLLSLDDSGDGQKLLGQKHGSMDHVEASGLDNMGLLQGTGGNKQGPTTSSNYDDAMQFVKKRRYLHAVNNDYGASSLHMANQGNSVIQGSLGPEPTLAMLDTSPLELKHDKSGIPDEVLQSLLDHYSHKPEGTHHHDVTFDLSDHPHHVDLQPAAPVTPELEDDSPNGGDKTAVMSEYSKFLLQALERTSHSGPFPILGQTGPFPLLSSSSSPTGPLFSDKHVYTTSPLDCGYPPAVSSPVPIVAPSSVSSSTSSKSHYGMLVGSPSQAGYHLSLEPTSHQQLTPSQELTEQLEKQHSPGTFNLPPQDLTATADGSKGQQPKPGGNAAPTNGSSYPDLSPLNPPKETMYQIENFAQAFGSQFKSGRRTPLGYGSDPGAEVDHRIRTPVSEFSGYTSLLADVSEPVSTGSKTPTSQSFR; this comes from the exons ATGAGTATAATCCAAGACAAATTAGCCAATGAGTTTTTGCGTAACGGTGGCATGGACCCAAATTTTGCACCAGGTATGCTTATGTTCAGCCACCTGCCACCGGTCACCAGCTTTACGCGGCTGGCCTCCCAGTCCGTCATGGGCGAGCTTTCCCAGGAGATGATCCTGAAGAAAGAACGTGACTCGCCTCCAGAACACCAGGGCGCCAATGCTGTAAACACCGGGGGCTTCCTCCACAGCATGGGCATTAAGCAGGAGAGGCTAAATGAGCTGGATTACCGCATGCCCCTCTATGGCGGGGGTGGAGGAGTGGGGATGAACTGTGTCGGAGGGGGCGCGGGGAAGAGTGGCACTGACATGCAGGACATGTCATTCGGCAACCACCACCAAAATCACCAGAACATGCTCCTGCATGACCTCAGTCTCAGCAATGTTCGTAGCCTGGCTGAACCG ATTCCTGGAAGACCGGGTAAAGAGCCAAAAGAGTCCTCGGGTAGAAGAGGGCGGAGGAGCAATGGGGACGGGCAGGGAGGCAAAGCCCGAAGGAAACGTAACGATGCTTCGAAG GCCATGATGTTGGATCCAGATGGAGCCTGCCTGTCCCCCAACTCAAAACCACATATCTGTGAGCACTGTAATGCTGCCTTCCGCAGCTCCTACCACTTGCGCAGACATGTGCTCATACATACAG ATCGCACAGGTGAGAGGCCTTTCCGGTGCAGTCAGTGTAACATGAGCTTCATTCAGAAGTACCTGCTCCAGCGGCATGAGAAGATCCACAGTG GAGAGAAGCCTTTTAGCTGTGACCAGTGTAACATGCGCTTTATCCAGAAGTACCACATGGAGCGGCACAAAAGGACACACAGTGGCGAGAAGCCATATCGCTGCGAAACCTGCCAACAA TTTTTCTCTAGAACAGACCGGTTACTGAAGCACAAACGGACTTGTGGAGAAGCCATAAAGAAGGGCCTGGACCCAAGCATGCTGGAGCTCAGCGAAGCGGAGCTAGGCCACGGCAGCTTTTCACTCACTCAGGGAAACTCTACCACCTCCGGACGCAAAAGGGCAAAGTCCAAAAATGGTGAGGGCGGTGAGCgcaagaggaagaagaatgcTTCAGCGGCAGCAGCCTCATCCTCCGGGGGGATGGCCCGAGACATGGGTCTTCAGGACTTCGGCATGGAGCACCCCCCAGGTTCTGGCCCCGCAATGCAGGGACGTACTCCTAAACTGGTCTTTAAAAAAGCTGGCCGCAAGGGCCTTGACAAGGGCCTCCTCTCTCTGGATGACAGTGGTGATGGACAAAAACTATTGGGCCAGAAACATGGCTCCATGGATCATGTGGAGGCTTCTGGCCTTGACAACATGGGTCTACTCCAGGGAACCGGGGGCAACAAGCAGGGGCCCACCACCAGCAGCAACTACGATGATGCAATGCAGTTTGTGAAAAAGAGGCGCTACCTCCATGCAGTTAACAATGACTATGGAGCCAGCTCACTTCACATGGCAAACCAGGGCAATAGTGTAATCCAGGGTTCCCTGGGGCCTGAGCCCACGCTGGCCATGCTGGACACGTCGCCTTTGGAGCTCAAACACGATAAGTCGGGCATTCCAGATGAGGTACTGCAAAGCCTGCTAGATCATTATAGCCATAAGCCAGAGGGGACACACCACCATGACGTGACTTTCGACTTGTCAGACCATCCACACCACGTTGACCTCCAACCAGCAGCCCCTGTTACCCCCGAGCTGGAGGATGACTCGCCTAATGGTGGTGATAAGACAGCAGTGATGAGCGAGTACTCAAAATTTCTCCTGCAAGCCCTGGAGCGCACCAGCCATAGTGGGCCCTTCCCCATCCTTGGCCAAACGGGGCCTTTCCCTCTCCTGTCCAGCAGCTCCAGTCCCACGGGGCCCCTGTTCTCTGACAAACATGTCTACACCACATCCCCACTGGATTGTGGCTACCCACCTGCTGTCTCCTCCCCAGTGCCCATAGTTGCCCCGTCATCAGTCTCCTCCTCGACCTCCTCCAAGTCCCACTATGGCATGCTCGTCGGCTCACCCTCCCAGGCAGGTTACCACCTCAGCTTGGAACCTACCAGCCACCAGCAGCTGACTCCATCTCAGGAGCTGACCGAGCAGTTGGAGAAGCAGCACTCCCCCGGCACCTTCAACCTACCTCCCCAGGACCTGACTGCCACAGCAGACGGTTCCAAGGGGCAGCAACCCAAGCCTGGAGGAAACGCTGCACCCACCAACGGCTCTAGCTACCCAGACCTGTCCCCTCTGAACCCCCCTAAAGAAACCATGTACCAGATTGAGAACTTTGCCCAGGCCTTTGGTTCCCAGTTCAAGTCAGGGCGGCGGACCCCTCTGGGCTATGGCAGCGATCCTGGGGCAGAGGTTGACCATCGAATACGGACTCCAGTGTCAGAATTCTCAGGGTATACCAGTTTGTTAGCTGACGTCAGTGAGCCAGTGAGTACAGGATCAAAAACCCCGACAAGCCAAAGTTTCAGATAA
- the znf281b gene encoding zinc finger protein 281b isoform X2, translating to MSIIQDKLANEFLRNGGMDPNFAPGMLMFSHLPPVTSFTRLASQSVMGELSQEMILKKERDSPPEHQGANAVNTGGFLHSMGIKQERLNELDYRMPLYGGGGGVGMNCVGGGAGKSGTDMQDMSFGNHHQNHQNMLLHDLSLSNVRSLAEPIPGRPGKEPKESSGRRGRRSNGDGQGGKARRKRNDASKAMMLDPDGACLSPNSKPHICEHCNAAFRSSYHLRRHVLIHTGERPFRCSQCNMSFIQKYLLQRHEKIHSGEKPFSCDQCNMRFIQKYHMERHKRTHSGEKPYRCETCQQFFSRTDRLLKHKRTCGEAIKKGLDPSMLELSEAELGHGSFSLTQGNSTTSGRKRAKSKNGEGGERKRKKNASAAAASSSGGMARDMGLQDFGMEHPPGSGPAMQGRTPKLVFKKAGRKGLDKGLLSLDDSGDGQKLLGQKHGSMDHVEASGLDNMGLLQGTGGNKQGPTTSSNYDDAMQFVKKRRYLHAVNNDYGASSLHMANQGNSVIQGSLGPEPTLAMLDTSPLELKHDKSGIPDEVLQSLLDHYSHKPEGTHHHDVTFDLSDHPHHVDLQPAAPVTPELEDDSPNGGDKTAVMSEYSKFLLQALERTSHSGPFPILGQTGPFPLLSSSSSPTGPLFSDKHVYTTSPLDCGYPPAVSSPVPIVAPSSVSSSTSSKSHYGMLVGSPSQAGYHLSLEPTSHQQLTPSQELTEQLEKQHSPGTFNLPPQDLTATADGSKGQQPKPGGNAAPTNGSSYPDLSPLNPPKETMYQIENFAQAFGSQFKSGRRTPLGYGSDPGAEVDHRIRTPVSEFSGYTSLLADVSEPVSTGSKTPTSQSFR from the exons ATGAGTATAATCCAAGACAAATTAGCCAATGAGTTTTTGCGTAACGGTGGCATGGACCCAAATTTTGCACCAGGTATGCTTATGTTCAGCCACCTGCCACCGGTCACCAGCTTTACGCGGCTGGCCTCCCAGTCCGTCATGGGCGAGCTTTCCCAGGAGATGATCCTGAAGAAAGAACGTGACTCGCCTCCAGAACACCAGGGCGCCAATGCTGTAAACACCGGGGGCTTCCTCCACAGCATGGGCATTAAGCAGGAGAGGCTAAATGAGCTGGATTACCGCATGCCCCTCTATGGCGGGGGTGGAGGAGTGGGGATGAACTGTGTCGGAGGGGGCGCGGGGAAGAGTGGCACTGACATGCAGGACATGTCATTCGGCAACCACCACCAAAATCACCAGAACATGCTCCTGCATGACCTCAGTCTCAGCAATGTTCGTAGCCTGGCTGAACCG ATTCCTGGAAGACCGGGTAAAGAGCCAAAAGAGTCCTCGGGTAGAAGAGGGCGGAGGAGCAATGGGGACGGGCAGGGAGGCAAAGCCCGAAGGAAACGTAACGATGCTTCGAAG GCCATGATGTTGGATCCAGATGGAGCCTGCCTGTCCCCCAACTCAAAACCACATATCTGTGAGCACTGTAATGCTGCCTTCCGCAGCTCCTACCACTTGCGCAGACATGTGCTCATACATACAG GTGAGAGGCCTTTCCGGTGCAGTCAGTGTAACATGAGCTTCATTCAGAAGTACCTGCTCCAGCGGCATGAGAAGATCCACAGTG GAGAGAAGCCTTTTAGCTGTGACCAGTGTAACATGCGCTTTATCCAGAAGTACCACATGGAGCGGCACAAAAGGACACACAGTGGCGAGAAGCCATATCGCTGCGAAACCTGCCAACAA TTTTTCTCTAGAACAGACCGGTTACTGAAGCACAAACGGACTTGTGGAGAAGCCATAAAGAAGGGCCTGGACCCAAGCATGCTGGAGCTCAGCGAAGCGGAGCTAGGCCACGGCAGCTTTTCACTCACTCAGGGAAACTCTACCACCTCCGGACGCAAAAGGGCAAAGTCCAAAAATGGTGAGGGCGGTGAGCgcaagaggaagaagaatgcTTCAGCGGCAGCAGCCTCATCCTCCGGGGGGATGGCCCGAGACATGGGTCTTCAGGACTTCGGCATGGAGCACCCCCCAGGTTCTGGCCCCGCAATGCAGGGACGTACTCCTAAACTGGTCTTTAAAAAAGCTGGCCGCAAGGGCCTTGACAAGGGCCTCCTCTCTCTGGATGACAGTGGTGATGGACAAAAACTATTGGGCCAGAAACATGGCTCCATGGATCATGTGGAGGCTTCTGGCCTTGACAACATGGGTCTACTCCAGGGAACCGGGGGCAACAAGCAGGGGCCCACCACCAGCAGCAACTACGATGATGCAATGCAGTTTGTGAAAAAGAGGCGCTACCTCCATGCAGTTAACAATGACTATGGAGCCAGCTCACTTCACATGGCAAACCAGGGCAATAGTGTAATCCAGGGTTCCCTGGGGCCTGAGCCCACGCTGGCCATGCTGGACACGTCGCCTTTGGAGCTCAAACACGATAAGTCGGGCATTCCAGATGAGGTACTGCAAAGCCTGCTAGATCATTATAGCCATAAGCCAGAGGGGACACACCACCATGACGTGACTTTCGACTTGTCAGACCATCCACACCACGTTGACCTCCAACCAGCAGCCCCTGTTACCCCCGAGCTGGAGGATGACTCGCCTAATGGTGGTGATAAGACAGCAGTGATGAGCGAGTACTCAAAATTTCTCCTGCAAGCCCTGGAGCGCACCAGCCATAGTGGGCCCTTCCCCATCCTTGGCCAAACGGGGCCTTTCCCTCTCCTGTCCAGCAGCTCCAGTCCCACGGGGCCCCTGTTCTCTGACAAACATGTCTACACCACATCCCCACTGGATTGTGGCTACCCACCTGCTGTCTCCTCCCCAGTGCCCATAGTTGCCCCGTCATCAGTCTCCTCCTCGACCTCCTCCAAGTCCCACTATGGCATGCTCGTCGGCTCACCCTCCCAGGCAGGTTACCACCTCAGCTTGGAACCTACCAGCCACCAGCAGCTGACTCCATCTCAGGAGCTGACCGAGCAGTTGGAGAAGCAGCACTCCCCCGGCACCTTCAACCTACCTCCCCAGGACCTGACTGCCACAGCAGACGGTTCCAAGGGGCAGCAACCCAAGCCTGGAGGAAACGCTGCACCCACCAACGGCTCTAGCTACCCAGACCTGTCCCCTCTGAACCCCCCTAAAGAAACCATGTACCAGATTGAGAACTTTGCCCAGGCCTTTGGTTCCCAGTTCAAGTCAGGGCGGCGGACCCCTCTGGGCTATGGCAGCGATCCTGGGGCAGAGGTTGACCATCGAATACGGACTCCAGTGTCAGAATTCTCAGGGTATACCAGTTTGTTAGCTGACGTCAGTGAGCCAGTGAGTACAGGATCAAAAACCCCGACAAGCCAAAGTTTCAGATAA
- the LOC109641980 gene encoding G protein-activated inward rectifier potassium channel 1-like, with translation MSAIRRKFGEDYQVVNTNQGMSFSAPVKRKRQRFVEKNGRCNVQHGNLGGETSRYISDLFTTLVDLKWRWNLLIFILTYTVAWLVMASMWWVIAYIRGDLSHGGHSDSYMPCVANVYNFPSAFLFFIETEATIGYGHRYITEKCPEGIILFLFQSLLGSIVDAFLIGCMFIKMSQPKKRAETLMFSQDAVISQRDGKLCLMFRVGNLRNSHMVSAQIRCKLIKSRQTPEGEFLPLDQCELDVGFGTGADQLFLVSPLTICHEINTKSPFFDLSQRSLMNEQFEIVVILEGIVETTGMTCQARTSYTEDEVLWGHRFLPVMSLEEGFFRVDYSQFHNTFEVPTPPYSVKEQEEKSSLTSPNPLAVAPTPCSPPLGNGARGGRRERLLSADYADHVEDQATRLPSKLQRMSSTKEETFWRGLKTGAALPGGKASSTGDLPLSIQRLRSSSIPVARQAQLEEQVQLLSLDGNAEEAELEKHRHVAISTISAPTPVQISMAGGRPEDNLPAKLRRMNVDR, from the exons ATGTCGGCCATACGGAGGAAATTTGGGGAGGACTACCAGGTGGTGAACACGAACCAAGGTATGAGTTTCTCCGCCCcggtgaagaggaagaggcagcGGTTTGTGGAGAAGAACGGCCGCTGCAACGTCCAGCACGGTAACCTTGGCGGGGAGACCAGCCGGTACATCTCCGACCTCTTCACCACGCTGGTGGATCTCAAGTGGCGCTGGAACctgctcatcttcatcctcacctaCACGGTGGCGTGGCTCGTCATGGCTTCCATGTGGTGGGTGATCGCCTACATCCGCGGCGACCTGAGCCACGGCGGCCACAGCGACTCCTACATGCCGTGCGTCGCCAACGTGTACAACTTTCCCTCCGCGTTCCTCTTCTTCATCGAGACGGAGGCGACCATCGGCTACGGCCACCGCTACATCACGGAGAAGTGTCCGGAGGGgatcatcctcttcctcttccagtCGCTGCTGGGCTCCATCGTGGACGCCTTCCTCATCGGCTGCATGTTCATCAAGATGTCGCAGCCGAAGAAGCGCGCCGAGACGCTGATGTTCAGCCAGGACGCGGTGATTTCGCAGCGGGACGGGAAGTTGTGCCTCATGTTCCGAGTGGGGAACCTGCGGAACAGCCACATGGTGTCCGCGCAGATCAGGTGCAAACTCATCAAG TCCCGTCAGACCCCAGAGGGCGAGTTCCTGCCGTTGGACCAGTGTGAGCTTGACGTGGGTTTTGGGACGGGGGCGGACCAGCTCTTCCTGGTGTCGCCACTTACCATCTGCCACGAGATCAACACCAAGAGCCCATTCTTCGATCTGTCGCAGCGCTCCCTCATGAACGAGCAGTTTGAGATTGTCGTCATCCTCGAAGGCATCGTGGAAACCACTG GTATGACATGCCAGGCGAGGACATCTTACACTGAGGATGAAGTCTTGTGGGGTCATCGCTTCCTCCCCGTGATGTCACTGGAGGAGGGCTTCTTCAGAGTCGACTACTCCCAGTTCCACAACACCTTTGAGGTTCCTACACCTCCCTATAGCGtcaaagagcaggaggagaagtcGTCGCTGACGTCACCCAACCCTCTGGCCGTCGCACCCACCCCCTGCTCTCCTCCGCTGGGTAACGGTGCCCGCGGAGGCCGCAGGGAAAGGCTTCTGTCAGCCGACTATGCAGATCACGTAGAGGACCAAGCCACGAGGCTGCCCAGCAAACTGCAGCGCATGAGCTCCACAAAGGAAGAAACCTTCTGGAGGGGGTTGAAGACAGGGGCAGCCTTGCCGGGGGGGAAGGCCTCCAGCACGGGAGACCTGCCGCTCAGTATTCAGAGGCTGCGGTCCAGCTCCATCCCGGTCGCAAGGCAAgcacagctggaggagcaggtaCAGCTGTTGTCCTTGGATGGAAACGCAGAGGAGGCTGAGctggagaaacacagacacgtAGCCATTAGCACCATCTCTGCTCCAACACCAGTCCAGATCTCCATGGCAGGGGGTCGGCCGGAGGACAACCTGCCCGCCAAACTGCGCAGAATGAACGTTGACCGCTAA